One Setaria viridis chromosome 3, Setaria_viridis_v4.0, whole genome shotgun sequence DNA window includes the following coding sequences:
- the LOC117848517 gene encoding uncharacterized protein, which produces MAGGECKSNDYGAAAYWDARYSSSSAGSPASGGGGEFFDWYQTYSALRPLLRACLPASSRVLMLGCGNSLLSEGMAKDGYEDIVNIDISSVVIEQMREKHKEIPQLTYMQMDVRDMSFFGDESFDCVLDKGTLDAMMCADDAPDGASKMLAEVARLLRPRGIYLLVTYGAPKERVPLLNQAGCSWSIALYIMPTPGYQLKMSKGAPQPTMEELALTEDGPPDYVLKDPDSHFIYVCHKLAVEEANCRDIDPEETANAN; this is translated from the exons atggccggcggcgagtgCAAGAGCAACGACtacggcgccgccgcctactGGGACGCCcgctactcctcctcctccgcaggTTCCCCcgcttccggcggcggcggcgagttctTCGACTGGTACCAGACGTACTCAGCGCTGCGCCCGCTCCTGCGCGCCTGCTTACCCGCCTCCTCCCGCGTCCTCATGCTCGGCTGCGGCAACTCCC TTTTGTCAGAGGGTATGGCGAAGGATGGTTATGAGGACATTGTAAACATAGACATTTCGTCTGTGGTCATCGAGCAGATGAGAGAGAAACACAAGGAGATTCCACAGCTAACAT ATATGCAGATGGATGTTAGGGACATGAGTTTCTTTGGTGACGAATCGTTTGATTGTGTCCTTGATAAAG GAACCCTGGATGCTATGATG TGTGCTGATGATGCTCCTGATGGTGCTTCCAAAATGCTAGCAGAAGTGGCAAG GCTTCTTAGGCCTCGTGGGATCTACTTATTG GTAACATATGGTGCTCCTAAGGAACGAGTCCCACTTCTGAACCAGGCTGGGTGCAGCTGGAGTATTGCACTTTACATTATGC CAACACCTGGATACCAATTGAAAATGAGCAAAGGTGCTCCACAGCCTACCATGGAGGAACTTGCACTCACAGAGGATGGTCCACCTGACTATGTTCTCAAAGATCCAGACTCGCATTTCATTTACGTTTGTCACAAGTTGGCAGTGGAAGAGGCTAATTGCAGAGATATTGATCCAGAGGAAACAGCAAATGCTAATTAA
- the LOC140222185 gene encoding cyclin-dependent kinase D-1-like: MCGSWLSFGFLKSRAALAKKKLILKLQTGDTVVIKRIRIGEKKEGVNFTALREIKLLKELKDPNIIELIDCFPYKENLHLVFEFVDTDLEAVIKDKRIVLSPADTKSYAQMMLKGLAFCHKKWVLHRDMKPNNLLIGADGQLKLADFGLVFARWYRAPELLFGSKQYGSAVDIWAAGYMKSVDAVIVDRKSGFTRQIEAAENK; this comes from the exons ATGTGTGGTTCATGGCTCAGCTTCGGCTTCCTCAAAAGCAGAGCTGCTTTGGCTAAAAAGAAACTGATTT TGAAGCTGCAG ACTGGAGATACAGTCGTGATAAAGAGAATACGGATAGGGGAAAAGAAGGAAGGTGTCAACTTCACAGCATTAAGGGAAATTAAACTGCTCAAGGAGCTGAAAGATCCTAATATTATTGAGCTGATTGATTGCTTCCCTTACAAGGAAAACTTGCACCTTGTATTTGAGTTTGTGGACACTGATCTGGAAGCTGTCATAAAAGATAAACGCATTGTATTATCTCCAGCTGACACAAAATCATATGCCCAGATGATGTTGAAAGGTCTAGCTTTCTGCCACAAGAAATGGGTGTTGCACAG GGACATGAAACCAAATAATTTACTCATCGGTGCTGATGGGCAGCTCAAGCTTGCTGACTTTGGTCTG GTTTTTGCACGGTGGTACCGAGCACCAGAACTTTTATTTGGCTCGAAGCAGTATGGATCTGCTGTGGATATTTGGGCTGCTGGAT ACATGAAGTCTGTTGATGCTGTAATTGTTGATAGAAAATCTGGTTTTACTCGTCAAATTGAAGCAGCAGAAAACAAATAG
- the LOC117848516 gene encoding pentatricopeptide repeat-containing protein At3g49240, mitochondrial, with translation MALSKPLLSRLLPLPLRLRPQLRLLCLATPTPTPTDDAQAPADVAAERRRRKRRLRVEPPLSRGPAPQRAPGAPRTASNPNAPKVPESASVLSGKRLDLHRRILALIRENDLDEAALLTRHSIYSNCRPTVFTCNAVLAALLRQARYADLLSLHRFVTQASVAPTVATYNLLLQAYCDCRRPDAALEHFRLLLKDDSPVLPSPTTYRILARSLAENGKLDQAIELKDGMLERGLVAPDTQVYAFIMGGFVNAGDGYRAISLYEELKEKLGGGPILDGVVYGNLMKGYFLKGMEKEAMDCYEEVLGEGSNVRFGAVSYNMVLDALGRNGRLEDALKLFDRMCMEHDPPKTIAVNLGSFNVMVDAYCRAERFQDAIEVFGKMAEKRCAPDALSYNNLIDWLGKNELVGEAEGLYEEMAERGVKPDEYTYVLLIESCFKVDRVDDAVGYFNKMFDAGLRPNANAFNKIMGGLVKVDRLDEAQRFFDMMPEKEVKPNIASYELLLKAYVDAARLDDAIKIAKGTLLDENVVFSDEMKALLEGALEKEGRDGDMTKLYEDVEREKAEAAERAAEEKARAEALAKEEEERKKAEAKAKEEAAARASRAAIEAVLGRKREAENEESADGPNVEEAEVVGSNSDTIGVSGE, from the coding sequence atggcgcTCTCCAAGCCGCTCCTCTctcgcctcctcccccttcccctcCGTCTCCGCCcccagctccgcctcctctgcctcgcCACTCCAACCCCCACCCCAACCGACGACGCTCAGGCCCCCGCGGACGTGGccgcggagcgccgccgccgcaagcgccgcctccgcgtGGAGCCCCCGCTCTCCCGAGGCCCGGCGCCGCAGCGCGCCCCGGGGGCGCCCCGCACCGCGTCCAACCCCAACGCGCCCAAGGTCCCCGAGTCGGCCTCGGTGCTTTCGGGTAAGCGCCTCGACCTCCACCGCCGCATTCTCGCGCTCATCCGCGAGAATGACCTCGACGAGGCGGCGCTCCTCACGCGCCACTCCATCTACTCCAACTGCCGCCCCACCGTCTTCACCTGCaacgccgtcctcgccgcgctgctccgccAGGCGCGCTACGCCgacctcctctcgctccaccgcTTCGTCACTCAGGCTTCCGTCGCGCCCACCGTCGCCACCTacaacctcctcctccaggcgTACTGCGACTGCCGCCGCCCCGACGCCGCGCTCGAGCACTTCCGCCTCCTCCTCAAGGACGACTCGCCCGTGCTCCCATCCCCCACCACCTATCGCATCCTGGCGCGGTCCCTGGCCGAGAATGGCAAGCTGGACCAGGCGATCGAGCTCAAGGATGGCATGCTCGAGCGCGGCCTCGTCGCCCCTGATACACAGGTGTATGCCTTCATCATGGGTGGGTTTGTCAATGCCGGGGATGGTTACAGGGCCATTTCATTGTATGAGGAGCTGAAGGAGAAGCTCGGTGGCGGGCCTATTCTCGATGGTGTGGTGTACGGGAACCTAATGAAAGGGTATTTCCTCAAGGGCATGGAGAAGGAAGCCATGGATTGCTATGAAGAGGTGCTTGGAGAGGGTTCCAATGTGAGGTTTGGCGCAGTGAGTTACAACATGGTGCTTGATGCGCTCGGGAGGAATGGGAGGTTGGAGGATGCACTCAAGCTGTTTGATAGAATGTGCATGGAGCATGACCCACCCAAGACGATTGCTGTGAACCTGGGGAGTTTTAATGTTATGGTTGATGCATATTGCCGTGCTGAAAGGTTTCAGGATGCGATTGAGGTGTTTGGGAAGATGGCTGAGAAGAGGTGTGCTCCAGATGCACTCTCCTACAATAATCTGATTGACTGGCTGGGGAAGAATGAACTTGTTGGAGAGGCAGAGGGATTGTATGAGGAGATGGCTGAGCGGGGTGTAAAACCTGATGAGTACACCTATGTCTTGCTCATTGAGTCCTGCTTTAAGGTGGATAGGGTGGATGATGCTGTTGGCTATTTCAACAAGATGTTTGATGCTGGCCTGAGGCCCAATGCCAATGCATTTAACAAAATCATGGGTGGCTTGGTGAAGGTTGATAGGCTTGATGAGGCACAGAGATTCTTTGATATGATGCCTGAAAAGGAGGTCAAGCCAAACATTGCCAGCTATGAGCTGCTGTTGAAGGCATATGTTGATGCCGCAAGGTTGGATGATGCGATAAAGATAGCCAAGGGTACTCTGTTGGATGAGAATGTTGTGTTTAGTGATGAAATGAAAGCACTTCTGGAGGGGGCACTTGAGAAAGAGGGAAGAGATGGGGATATGACAAAGTTATATGAAGATGTGGAGAGGGAGAAAGCGGAGGCAGCTGAACGTGCAGCTGAAGAGAAAGCCAGAGCAGAGGCTCTTgctaaagaagaagaggagaggaagaaggctgAGGCAAAGGCTAAGGAAGAAGCGGCTGCTAGGGCTAGCCGAGCGGCTATTGAGGCTGTGCTAGGTCGCAAGAGGGAAGCAGAAAACGAGGAATCAGCTGATGGACCGAATGttgaggaggcggaggttgTTGGATCCAATAGTGACACCATCGGTGTTTCTGGAGAATAG
- the LOC117850034 gene encoding NAD-capped RNA hydrolase DXO1: protein MDFSEQDVDVFGEDYDVHDGGAEAEADGGGDSSGSSSPSSSSSSSAAASSSSSSGGSSRSSSGGAGGEGEDGADEGDGEEHDSSNLAGTRGTGAGGYRDDERGEDEGEEVEEERDLFGSDNEDYVRTPARSNYLVPVLPAIRNTNNHSRGGFGGRGGRGPPLLPRPGGHPGRHNFGYGRFGNGRNVEGFVSDLKLNKSEETLSRKAVAFQEPCEFASFSRVEGGAVYFDDRSLRLFKREICDYVGADLNKGFESFVEKKDLGPEGFGDLLACIRNSPITLQNNIHFVTYRNNLNKILATAYLREPWKMGVHKRKGVVYLDVHKLPERPKSEMERRRCYWGYSFENLATENSFSEDGGGIDANVEFCSVIKTKLGAHRIVMGAEMDCCDATDDGRRFYVELKTSRELEYHTVEAYEKEKLLRFWIQSFLAGVPYVVVGFRNDAGILVRTERLRTKDITQKVKAKNYWQGGVCLAFADEVLCWLYGTVRENEDYILQFVHPFNRLELLRAQSPCPEAITLHVQQLSGAAD, encoded by the exons atGGACTTCTCTGAACAGGACGTCGACGTCTTCGGCGAGGACTACGACGtccacgacggcggcgccgaggctgaggccgacggtggcggcgactcgtcgggctcctcctccccgtcctcatcctcatcgtcctccgccgccgcgtcctcctcatcctccagtGGCGGCTcaagccgcagcagcagcggcggcgctggcggcgagggcgaggacggCGCTGACGAGGGGGACGGCGAGGAGCACGATTCGTCCAACCTCGCGGGGACGAGGGGCACCGGCGCCGGTGGCTACCGGGACGACGAGAGGGGGGAGGATGAGGgcgaggaggtagaggaggagagggatttGTTCGGCTCCGACAACGAGGATTACGTCAGAACCCCCGCGCGCAGCAACTACCTAGTCCCAG TGCTTCCTGCAATACGTAACACTAATAATCATTCTCGAGGAGGCTTCGGAGGACGAGGTGGCAGAGGTCCCCCACTTCTTCCGAGACCAGGAGGTCATCCAGGGCGACACAACTTTGGCTATGGGAGATTCGGGAATGGACGTAATGTCGAAGGTTTTGTTTCAGACCTGAAGCTTAATAAGAGCGAAGAAACATTGTCTAGAAAAGCTGTTGCTTTCCAGGAG CCTTGTGAGTTTGCATCCTTCAGCCGCGTTGAGGGTGGAGCTGTGTATTTTGATGATCGCAGCTTG AGGCTCTTCAAACGTGAAATTTGTGACTATGTCGGTGCAGATCTCAATAAAGGATTTGAGTCATTTGTAGAGAAGAAAG ATTTGGGTCCTGAAGGATTTGGCGATCTTCTCGCATGCATAAGAAATTCGCCGATAACTCTTCAGAATAATATACATTTTGTG ACATACCGCAACAATCTTAACAAG ATATTGGCCACTGCTTACCTAAGAGAACCATGGAAGATGGGTGTTCACAAAAGAAAGGGTGTCGTATACCTTGATGTTCATAAGCTCCCTGAAAGACCAAAAAGTGAGATGGAGCGTAGGAG ATGTTATTGGGGCTATTCTTTTGAAAACCTTGCCACTGAGAACTCCTTCAGTGAGGATGGAGGAGGTATTGATGCAAATGTAGAGTTTTGTTCTGTAATAAAGACAAAATTGGGTGCCCATCGCATTGTTATGGGTGCTGAGATGGACTGCTGTGATGCAACTGATGATGGCAGGCGGTTCTATGTGGAGTTGAAAACAAGCAGAGAG CTGGAGTACCATACAGTGGAGGCATATGAGAAAGAAAAGCTACTTAGGTTTTGG ATTCAATCATTCCTGGCTGGTGTTCCTTATGTTGTTGTGGGATTCAG GAATGATGCTGGCATACTTGTGCGAACAGAAAGACTAAGAACTAAAGATATTACACAAAAGGTGAAGGCAAAGAACTACTGGCAG GGTGGTGTTTGCCTGGCCTTTGCCGATGAGGTCTTGTGCTGGTTGTATGGGACTGTCAGAGAGA ATGAAGACTACATTCTGCAATTTGTACATCCATTTAATCGCTTGGAGCTTCTACGCGCCCAGTCTCCCTGCCCCGAAGCCATAACGTTGCATGTGCAGCAGCTCTCAGGCGCAGCAGACTAG
- the LOC117849912 gene encoding E3 ubiquitin-protein ligase KEG — MRVPCCSLCNVRYDEDERTPLLLHCGHGFCRACLSRMLAAAPGATLPCPRCRHLTAVGNSVSALRKNFPILSLLSASPSSPSFLHSDSGSSSDGSDDEDDFFARPSRRPASAPAAPPPGCSSFDLASHPDLKLARRIGSGPPGPAGQEVWAGTLSRGGRGSGAKRCKHQVAVKRVPVAAGDGLEGVQEEVERLRRASTWCRNVCAFHGTVRVGGHLCFVMDRYAGSVQAEMRQNGGRLTLEQILRYGADIARGVAELHAAGIVCMSIKPSNILLDASGRAVVSDYGLSAILKNLTSRKVPDDSSAGIDATLLSPNYTAPEAWGPLKKSLNMFWDSANGISPESDAWSFGCTLVEMCTGAVPWAGLSAEEICKSVVKEKKPPPQYSRVVGVGLPGELWKMIGDCLQFRASRRPSFQDMLKTFLRHLLDIPRSPPASPENDFPNESLPNGIEPPTTSIQEMVHDNPNALHRFVCEGDAAGVRDLLAKAASERNGSLIRSLLEAQNTDGHTALHLACRRGSAELVEAIVAYQENVDILDKDEDPPIVFALAAGSPRCVRALVGRSSCINSRLREGLGPTLAHVCAHHGQPECMQELLIAGADPNAVDGEGESVLHIAVARRYTDCAIVILENGGCRSMGIPNSQHKTPLHLCIETWNTAVVRRWVEVASLEEIAEAIDVPSPVGTALCMAAALKKEHEKEGRELVRTLLAVGADPTAQDDPHCRTALHTAAMIDDVELVKIILEAGVDVNIRNAQNTTPLHVALNRGANSCVGLLLAAGANCNIQDDDGDNAFHIAADAAKMIRENMTWIVQMLQQPSPAVDVRNHRGWTLRDFLERLPREWIYEELMETLEDKGVHLSPTIYEVADWVKFRRTVTSPAFGWQGAGPRSIGFVQSIVDNDHLVVSFCTGEARVLTSEVIKVIPLNRGQHVQLKPDVPEPRFGWRGQSRDSIGTVLCVDDDGILRVGFPGASRGWRADPAEIERVEEYKVGNWVRIRPSLTVAVHGMESITPGSVGIVYSIRPDSSLLLGLCYLSNPWLCEPEEVEHVDPFKIGDQVCVKRSVAEPRYAWGGETHHSVGKIIDIESDGLLIIDIPNRAAPWQADPSDMEKIENFKVGDWVRVKATVPSPKYGWEDVTRNSIGIVHSLQDDGDVGIAFCFRSKLFLCSVADVEKAQPFEVGEKVHVSPSISQPRLGWLNETAATIGAIARIDMDGTLNIKVSGRKSLWKVAPGDAERLSAFEVGDWVRQKPSIGSRPTYDWNSIGRISIAVVHSIQDSGYLELAGCFRNGKWLTHNTDIEKVESFKIGQHVRFRAGISEPRWGWRDARPDSRGIIAGVHADGEVRVAFFGVPGLWRGDPADLEIEKIFEVGEWVRLRNDADQWRSLRPGSIGVVHGVGYQGDVWDGTIHVAFCGEQERWIGPSSQLEGVSKFVVGQRVRIRGCIRQPRFGWSNHNHLSIGTISSIDADGKLRIHTPAGARAWLIDPAEVEKVEEEEEICVGDWVKVKDSIATPTYQWGDVNHNSIGVVHRADDGELWIAFCFCERLWLCKAWEVEKVRPFRQGDKVRIRPGLVSPRWGWGMETYASKGEVIGVDANGKLRIKFRWRDRLWIGDPADIILDDAPSLTEAPNGFFS; from the exons ATGCGGGTGCCGTGCTGCTCGCTGTGCAACGTCCGGTACGACGAGGATGAGCGGACGCCGCTGCTCCTCCACTGCGGCCACGGCTTCTGCCGCGCGTGCCTCTCCCGCATGCTCgcggccgcccccggcgccaCGCTGCCGTGCCCGCGGTGCCGCCACCTGACCGCCGTCGGCAACTCCGTCTCCGCGCTGCGGAAGAACTTCCCCATCCTATCGCTACTCTCCGCGTCCCCATCATCCCCCTCCTTCCTCCACTCTGACTCGGGATCATCCTCCGACGGCtctgacgacgaggacgacTTCTTCGCGCGCCCCAGCCGCCGTCCCGCGTCAGCGcccgctgccccgccgcccggatGCAGCTCGTTCGACCTTGCCTCGCACCCGGACCTCAAGCTCGCCCGCCGCATCGGGAGTGGCCCGCCTGGGCCTGCCGGGCAGGAGGTGTGGGCCGGCACGCTGTCCCGTGGTGGCCGTGGCAGTGGGGCCAAGCGGTGCAAGCACCAGGTGGCGGTGAAGAGGGTGCCCGTGGCCGCAGGGGACGGGCTTGAGGGGGTTcaagaggaggtggagcggcTGAGACGCGCCTCCACATGGTGTCGGAACGTGTGCGCATTCCATGGTACAGTAAGGGTCGGCGGCCACCTCTGCTTCGTGATGGATCGCTATGCGGGGTCTGTGCAGGCAGAGATGCGACAAAATGGTGGACGGCTCACGCTGGAGCAGATTCTCAG GTATGGAGCAGATATTGCCCGTGGAGTAGCAGAACTCCATGCAGCGGGTATTGTTTGTATGAGCATAAAGCCATCGAACATTCTTTTGGATGCAAGTGGACGTGCTGTTGTTTCAGATTACGGTCTTTCAGCAATTTTGAAGAACCTTACTAGTAGGAAAGTACCTGATGACTCCAGTGCCGGCATTGATGCTACACTGCTTAGTCCCAATTATACAGCTCCGGAGGCATGGGGACCATTGAAGAAGTCATTGAATATGTTTTGGGATAGTGCAAACGGCATATCACCAGAGTCAGATGCATGGAGTTTCGGTTGCACACTTGTGGAAATGTGTACTGGTGCTGTTCC ATGGGCTGGGCTAAGTGCAGAGGAAATCTGTAAGTCTGTTGTAAAAGAAAAGAAGCCACCGCCTCAATATTCAAGAGTAGTAGGTGTAGGACTTCCTGGGGAGTTGTGGAAGATGATAGGTGATTGTTTGCAGTTCCGAGCTTCTAGAAGACCATCCTTCCAGGACATGCTAAAAACTTTTCTCCGACATCTTCTGGACATACCACGGAGCCCGCCTGCTAGTCCTGAGAA TGATTTCCCAAATGAAAGCTTGCCCAATGGCATAGAACCTCCAACAACCTCCATCCAGGAGATGGTTCATGATAATCCAAATGCCTTACATCGTTTTGTATGTGAAGGAGATGCTGCTGGTGTTAG GGATCTACTTGCAAAGGCCGCATCAGAGAGAAATGGTAGTTTGATTCGTTCTCTCTTAGAAGCACAAAATACAGATGGGCACACTGCCTTACATTTAGCATGCCGCCGAGGCTCAGCAGAGCTTGTGGAAGCTATTGTGGCTTACCAAGAGAATGTAGACATATTAGATAAGGATGAAGACCCTCCTATAGTTTTTGCTTTGGCTGCTGGCTCTCCTCGATGTGTTCGTGCACTTGTAGGCAGGTCTTCTTGTATCAATTCTAGGCTTAGAGAAGGCCTGGGTCCTACTCTTGCCCACGTCTGTGCCCATCATGGTCAACCGGAGTGCATGCAA GAGCTGCTGATTGCTGGAGCTGATCCTAATGCAGTAGATGGAGAAGGTGAATCTGTCCTGCATATTGCTGTGGCCAGGAGATATACTGATTGTGCTATTGTCATACTGGAAAATGGAGGCTGCAGATCGATGGGCATACCAAATTCTCAACATAAAAC GCCATTGCATCTATGTATTGAAACATGGAACACTGCTGTGGTGAGAAGATGGGTTGAAGTTGCATCTTTAGAGGAGATAGCAGAAGCGATTGATGTACCCAGCCCTGTTGGGACAGCTTTATGCATGGCAGCAGCTCTTAAAAAGGAGCACGAGAAAG AGGGTCGAGAGTTAGTAAGAACATTGCTCGCTGTTGGTGCTGATCCTACAGCACAAGACGATCCACACTGTAGAACTGCATTACATACTGCAGCAATGATCGATGACGTGGAGCTGGTTAAG ATCATACTGGAAGCAGGAGTTGATGTAAATATAAGAAATGCTCAAAATACAACCCCACTCCATGTTGCACTCAACAGAGGTGCAAACTCATGTGTTGGCTTGCTTTTGGCAGCTGGAGCAAACTGCAACATACAG gatgatgatggtgacaatgctTTTCATATAGCTGCTGATGCAGCAAAAATGATACGTGAAAACATGACTTGGATTGTCCAAATGCTACAACAGCCGTCACCTGCTGTTGATGTGAGAAACCACCG AGGCTGGACACTAAGAGATTTTCTTGAGAGGCTTCCACGAGAATGGATTTATGAAGAATTGATGGAAACACTTGAAGATAAAGGAGTTCATCTTTCCCCAACCAT ATACGAAGTTGCGGATTGGGTGAAATTTAGAAGAACTGTCACTTCACCGGCTTTTGGTTGGCAAGGTGCAGGACCCAGAAGCATTGGTTTTGTCCAGTCTATTGTAGACAATGACCACCTTGTTGTGTCATTTTGTACTGGAGAAGCACGTGTTTTGACAAGTGAAGTTATCAAAGTCATTCCATTAAATAGGGGCCAACATGTGCAGCTCAAGCCAGATGTTCCAGAACCTAG ATTTGGATGGCGCGGTCAGTCGCGGGATAGCATTGGGACGGTTCTCtgtgttgatgatgatggaatCTTGAGGGTTGGTTTCCCAGGAGCTTCCAGGGGATGGAGAGCTGATCCTGCTGAGATTGAAAGGGTTGAAGAATATAAGGTTGGTAACTGGGTTCGGATTCGTCCCTCGCTAACAGTTGCTGTACATGGCATGGAGTCTATTACTCCTGGAAGTGTTGGTATTGTATACTCCATCAGACCAGATAGCAGTCTTCTATTGGGCCTTTGCTATTTGTCCAATCCATGGTTGTGTGAACCAGAGGAGGTCGAACATGTTGACCCATTCAAG ATTGGCGACCAAGTATGCGTAAAGAGGTCTGTCGCAGAACCCAGATATGCATGGGGTGGGGAGACCCATCACAGTGTGGGGAAAATAATTGACATCGAGAGTGATGGTCTGCTCATCATAGATATTCCTAATCGGGCTGCACCATGGCAAGCAGATCCATCAGACATGGAGAAGATTGAGAACTTTAAG GTTGGTGATTGGGTTAGAGTTAAAGCAACAGTACCTTCACCCAAATATGGATGGGAGGATGTGACTCGTAATAGTATTGGAATAGTGCATAGTCTACAAGATGATGGGGATGTTGGTATTGCTTTCTGCTTCAGAAGCAAGCTTTTTCTTTGTTCTGTTGCAGATGTGGAGAAGGCACAGCCATTTGAGGTAGGGGAAAAAGTTCATGTGTCACCTTCCATATCTCAGCCACGCCTTGGATGGTTGAATGAAACTGCAGCAACCATTGGAGCCATAGCGAGGATTGACATGGATGGGACTTTAAATATCAAGGTTTCTGGCCGAAAAAGTTTATGGAAGGTTGCTCCTGGTGATGCTGAGAGGCTTTCAGCTTTTGAGGTTGGAGACTGGGTCCGCCAAAAACCAAGTATTGGGAGCAGACCTACCTATGACTGGAACAGTATTGGCAGAATAAGCATTGCAGTAGTCCACAGCATCCAGGACTCTGGTTACTTGGAGTTAGCTGGTTGCTTCAGGAATGGGAAATGGTTAACTCATAACACAGACATTGAGAAGGTAGAGTCCTTTAAGATAGGTCAGCATGTTCGGTTCCGTGCTGGAATTTCAGAGCCTAGATGGGGATGGAGAGATGCGAGGCCTGATTCTAGAGGCATAATCGCTGGTGTACATGCTGACGGAGAAGTTAGGGTTGCCTTCTTTGGTGTGCCTGGATTGTGGAGAGGTGATCCTGCAGATCTTGAAATTGAGAAAATATTTGAGGTTGGAGAGTGGGTTAGGCTGCGGAATGATGCGGATCAATGGAGATCTCTCAGGCCTGGTAGCATTGGTGTGGTGCATGGGGTGGGATATCAAGGTGATGTTTGGGATGGAACCATTCATGTGGCTTTTTGTGGTGAGCAGGAAAGGTGGATAGGGCCTTCTAGCCAGCTTGAAGGAGTTAGCAAGTTTGTTGTTGGGCAGCGTGTTCGAATCAGAGGTTGTATCCGCCAGCCAAGATTTGGTTGGTCTAATCATAATCATTTGAGTATAGGGACAATCTCATCAATTGACGCTGATGGGAAGTTAAGGATTCACACCCCAGCTGGTGCCAGGGCTTGGTTGATAGACCCAGCAGAGGTGGAGAaagtggaggaagaggaagaaatctGTGTTGGGGACTGGGTGAAGGTTAAGGACTCCATTGCAACCCCAACATATCAATGGGGTGATGTGAACCACAACAGCATAGGGGTGGTCCATCGGGCTGATGATGGAGAGCTCTGGATTGCTTTCTGCTTCTGTGAGAGACTATGGTTGTGCAAAGCGTGGGAGGTGGAAAAGGTGAGGCCCTTCCGACAAGGTGATAAAGTACGGATACGACCTGGTCTTGTATCCCCCAGGTGGGGTTGGGGGATGGAGACCTATGCGAGCAAAGGCGAGGTTATAGGTGTCGATGCAAATGGAAAGCTGAGGATCAAATTTCGGTGGAGGGATAGACTTTGGATCGGGGACCCTGCTGATATCATTCTTGATGACGCCCCCTCACTGACGGAGGCTCCTAATGGTTTTTTTTCATAG